Proteins co-encoded in one Arthrobacter globiformis genomic window:
- a CDS encoding transposase encodes MDPVYPVLFVDAIVVKVRDGQVRNTPFYVVMGVTVNGERENLGIWAGNGGEGARFWLQVFSELKNRGVEDVLIAVCDGLKGLPEAITTTWERTVVQQCMHRAPDPQQLPLRRTPAPRRHRQGAQAGLHGPVRASGEGPVRRVHAEWGQPFPAIVRLWESSWAEFVPFMEYDVEIRRMISLRRSMGSRL; translated from the coding sequence TTGGATCCGGTCTATCCGGTGCTCTTCGTTGACGCGATCGTGGTCAAGGTCCGTGACGGGCAGGTGCGCAACACCCCGTTCTACGTCGTCATGGGCGTCACCGTGAACGGGGAGCGGGAGAACCTGGGCATCTGGGCCGGCAACGGCGGCGAGGGTGCCCGGTTCTGGCTGCAGGTATTCTCCGAGCTGAAGAACCGGGGCGTTGAAGATGTGTTGATCGCTGTCTGCGATGGGCTCAAGGGCCTGCCGGAGGCGATCACGACCACGTGGGAGCGAACGGTGGTGCAGCAGTGCATGCATCGTGCACCTGATCCGCAACAGCTTCCGCTACGCCGGACGCCAGCACCGCGACGGCATCGTCAAGGCGCTCAAGCCGGTCTACACGGCCCCGTCCGAGCAAGCGGCGAAGGACCGGTTCGCCGAGTTCACGCCGAGTGGGGTCAGCCATTTCCGGCAATCGTGCGGCTCTGGGAGTCCTCCTGGGCGGAATTCGTGCCGTTCATGGAGTACGACGTGGAGATCCGACGGATGATTTCACTCCGACGTTCCATGGGCAGTCGCCTGTAG
- a CDS encoding Ig-like domain-containing protein: MIKNFDAKRATRAKSSGGRDPVPRPGASGLRRWLATAVSTTMLAAALAPLGIAPVQAAVAGMGAVDPQNGFPTWYSDGNVKLQLCYMAGAGCLSEPPDAAKPASYPDNFPEEAFWFQASATSGNLLYEAALEGAHLNGAVVPGEQMGFGRLRFIVDNLKAGASYKITHPYGVNTFVAAPDKKVPTLGRIKQTIDAGVCAPSATTPCDWAGVGEAFLGDYKVGTTASFLKQVGAAPGTLGDINTARPVTGAPSGNNFVTVEGPDAGGPGVDVLTVSTFTVQGLIYDGADAAPSVPDLTAAGDSGRSGTDNITNATTPTFTGTVPGTGPAGTTVELLVDGAAVASAVSDGTAYSLSPASPMAPGSHKIQTRTPNPAYTLDPNGIPVDPAAPQYLVSLALTITVDTTAPSTTVSAPFPSNPTLDNTPTLNFTREAGATSECQLMPTNTSWDPTCSSPQTYDAQVDGNYTFNVRSTDAAGNVGAPATYSWRIGPADTLAPTVAGHTPADTALNVSTTATVTATFSEDVQGVSNTTMTLQDASGTPVIADVTRNGATNQWILDPTANLAAGTTYTATLTGGPAAIRDATNNQLTTTSWTFTTAPPPDTTAPTLTAWTPSTAATNVDTTANVTATFSEAVQGVSAATFTLKDAAGTAIPATVTYDSATRVATLDPTASLAANNTYTAALTGGASGIRDAANNALTTSTWTFTTAPPPDTAAPTLTTRAPAPAETTVSTTANITATFNETVQGVSGTTFTLKNTAGTAVAATITRNGTTNQWILDPTAALVPDTKYTATLTGSPSAIRDGANNPLATTSWTFITGPAPTITTRTPGTGAFAASTTANITATFNENVTGVSGTTFTLKNAAGTAITAAVSYNATTRVATLNPSANLTADTKYTATLTGGTAAIRDTAGNPAATSSWTFTTGPAPTITSRTAASGATGVSRTANITATFSENVTGVSGTTFTLKNGTTSITAVVTYNATTRVATLNPSATLAASTRYTAALTGGAAAIRDAGGNPLASTTWTFTTGR, translated from the coding sequence ATGATCAAGAATTTCGATGCCAAACGCGCCACCCGCGCCAAGAGCTCTGGCGGGCGGGACCCGGTGCCCCGGCCCGGGGCCTCAGGGCTGCGCCGGTGGTTGGCGACCGCAGTGTCCACAACCATGCTGGCGGCTGCGCTGGCACCGCTGGGCATTGCCCCGGTGCAGGCGGCAGTGGCCGGAATGGGTGCCGTAGACCCACAGAACGGCTTTCCCACCTGGTATTCGGACGGCAACGTCAAACTGCAGCTGTGCTACATGGCTGGTGCCGGGTGCCTCTCCGAGCCCCCGGACGCGGCAAAGCCGGCATCCTATCCGGACAATTTCCCGGAGGAGGCCTTCTGGTTCCAGGCCAGCGCCACGAGCGGGAACCTCCTCTACGAAGCGGCCCTGGAAGGAGCCCACCTCAACGGAGCCGTCGTCCCCGGGGAGCAGATGGGCTTTGGCCGGCTCCGCTTCATCGTGGATAACCTCAAAGCCGGGGCATCGTACAAAATCACACACCCTTACGGCGTTAACACCTTCGTTGCCGCTCCCGACAAAAAAGTCCCCACCCTCGGCCGGATCAAGCAAACCATTGACGCCGGAGTCTGCGCTCCCAGCGCCACGACGCCTTGTGACTGGGCGGGGGTCGGCGAAGCCTTCCTCGGTGACTACAAAGTAGGTACCACAGCGAGCTTCCTCAAACAGGTCGGAGCCGCCCCTGGCACCCTGGGTGACATCAACACGGCCCGCCCGGTAACTGGAGCCCCATCCGGGAACAACTTCGTCACCGTGGAAGGACCCGACGCCGGAGGCCCCGGTGTTGACGTCCTGACCGTCAGTACGTTCACTGTGCAGGGCCTGATCTACGATGGCGCCGATGCCGCTCCGTCCGTTCCCGATCTGACCGCAGCCGGTGACAGCGGCCGGTCCGGCACCGACAACATCACCAACGCCACCACGCCAACGTTCACCGGCACCGTTCCGGGCACCGGCCCGGCCGGTACCACCGTAGAGCTGCTCGTGGACGGGGCCGCGGTAGCGTCAGCCGTCTCGGACGGCACTGCATACTCCCTCTCGCCCGCGTCCCCCATGGCACCGGGGTCCCACAAGATCCAGACACGCACACCCAATCCCGCCTACACGCTGGATCCGAACGGAATTCCCGTCGACCCCGCCGCACCCCAGTACCTGGTCTCACTGGCACTGACAATCACCGTGGATACGACCGCGCCTTCGACGACCGTCTCGGCACCGTTTCCATCAAACCCCACACTGGACAACACACCAACGTTGAACTTCACCCGGGAAGCCGGAGCAACGTCCGAATGCCAGCTGATGCCGACCAACACGTCCTGGGATCCTACCTGCAGCTCCCCGCAAACCTACGATGCCCAGGTCGACGGCAACTACACCTTCAACGTCCGCTCCACCGATGCAGCCGGCAATGTCGGCGCGCCCGCGACATATTCATGGCGCATCGGCCCGGCAGACACCCTGGCGCCCACCGTCGCGGGGCACACGCCTGCCGACACCGCCCTAAATGTGAGCACCACGGCCACCGTCACAGCCACCTTCAGCGAAGACGTCCAAGGCGTCAGCAACACCACGATGACCCTCCAGGACGCTTCCGGCACCCCGGTAATAGCCGACGTCACCCGCAACGGAGCCACAAATCAGTGGATCCTGGACCCGACAGCGAACCTTGCCGCAGGCACCACATACACGGCCACGCTCACCGGCGGCCCGGCCGCCATCAGGGACGCCACGAACAACCAGCTCACGACCACCAGCTGGACCTTCACCACCGCGCCCCCGCCCGACACCACCGCGCCCACCCTAACCGCATGGACACCATCAACGGCGGCCACCAACGTCGACACCACAGCCAACGTCACCGCCACCTTCAGCGAAGCCGTCCAAGGCGTCAGCGCCGCCACCTTCACCCTCAAGGACGCAGCAGGAACCGCCATACCCGCCACGGTCACCTACGACTCCGCAACCCGCGTGGCCACTCTTGACCCGACTGCCAGCCTCGCAGCCAACAACACCTACACAGCCGCACTTACCGGCGGAGCCTCCGGAATCCGGGACGCCGCCAACAACGCGCTGACAACATCAACCTGGACCTTCACCACCGCCCCACCGCCCGACACGGCCGCACCCACCCTGACAACACGGGCACCGGCCCCGGCGGAGACCACCGTCAGCACCACCGCCAACATCACCGCCACGTTCAACGAAACAGTCCAGGGTGTCAGCGGCACCACCTTCACCTTGAAGAACACCGCCGGAACAGCCGTAGCAGCCACGATCACCCGCAACGGAACCACCAACCAGTGGATTCTTGACCCAACCGCTGCCCTGGTCCCGGACACGAAATACACCGCCACCCTGACCGGCAGCCCCTCGGCCATCAGGGACGGAGCCAACAACCCGCTGGCAACAACCAGTTGGACCTTCATCACCGGACCCGCACCCACCATCACCACCCGCACCCCCGGGACAGGAGCCTTCGCCGCCTCCACCACCGCCAACATCACCGCCACCTTCAACGAAAACGTGACCGGTGTCAGCGGCACCACATTCACCCTGAAGAACGCGGCAGGAACAGCAATAACGGCAGCAGTCTCCTACAACGCCACCACCCGGGTCGCGACCCTTAACCCGTCAGCCAACCTCACAGCCGATACCAAATACACCGCTACCCTGACCGGCGGTACCGCCGCGATCCGCGACACGGCCGGCAACCCGGCTGCGACCTCAAGCTGGACCTTCACCACCGGTCCAGCCCCCACCATCACCAGCCGCACCGCCGCCTCCGGCGCGACCGGCGTTTCCCGCACGGCAAACATCACCGCCACCTTCAGTGAAAACGTCACCGGTGTCAGCGGCACCACGTTCACCCTGAAGAACGGCACCACCTCCATCACCGCGGTCGTGACTTACAACGCCACCACCCGGGTAGCCACGCTCAACCCCTCAGCGACCCTGGCGGCAAGTACCCGCTACACCGCCGCGCTGACCGGCGGGGCTGCAGCAATCCGGGACGCCGGCGGCAACCCACTGGCCAGCACAACCTGGACCTTCACCACCGGGAGGTAA
- a CDS encoding transposase: MSESTTEMAGVMIDPVTGGIIDQKELAERLLAQAKEQGVSLVGPGGLLNQLTRNVLETALEAELTEHLGHEHGQTPIAANVRNGTRPKTVLTEIGPVEIEVPRDRDGSFEPVIVPKRKRRLDGIDHIVLSLSARGLTTGEIAAHFEEVYGAKVSKDTISRITEKVAGGTGRMVGPTFGSGLSGALR, from the coding sequence GTGTCAGAGTCCACGACCGAGATGGCAGGGGTGATGATCGATCCTGTGACGGGAGGGATCATCGATCAGAAGGAGCTTGCGGAGCGGTTGCTCGCGCAGGCCAAGGAGCAGGGCGTGAGCCTGGTGGGCCCGGGCGGGCTGCTGAACCAGCTTACGAGGAATGTGCTGGAGACCGCGCTGGAAGCGGAATTGACCGAGCACCTCGGGCACGAGCATGGCCAGACGCCGATCGCAGCCAACGTGCGCAACGGCACCAGGCCGAAGACCGTGCTGACCGAGATCGGCCCGGTCGAGATTGAGGTGCCCCGGGATCGGGACGGCTCGTTCGAGCCGGTGATCGTGCCCAAGCGGAAACGGCGTCTGGACGGGATCGACCATATCGTCCTCTCACTCTCTGCCCGTGGGCTGACCACTGGGGAAATCGCCGCGCACTTCGAGGAGGTCTACGGGGCCAAGGTCTCCAAGGACACCATCAGCCGGATCACGGAGAAGGTCGCCGGGGGGACTGGCCGAATGGTCGGCCCGACCTTTGGATCCGGTCTATCCGGTGCTCTTCGTTGA
- a CDS encoding aromatic ring-hydroxylating oxygenase subunit alpha produces the protein MSVPVNLPLNSRGKLASSLPAEQLAEITELFDLRRVGYSLDAPFYTDPTIFNIDMQAIFGKHWIFAASIAELPEPGDYVTVDYGPYSLIVLRNDDGGVNVLHNVCRHRGARVLTEPAGSTGNLVCGYHSWTYSPNGDLIHASAPGETKFDKGCFGLKRAHSRVFAGLIFVCIGDEPPADFDETGKIFEPYLAPHDLSKTKIAYQQNIIEEGNWKLVMENNRECYHCDGHPELACSLFPTWGLTEGLVPAHLEEVWDRNKEAQSSLEERCRRYGLPYEVVEELDTRIAGIRISRESLDGEGESFSPDGRRLSKKLLGDLRDFRLGRCSMHLQPNSWFHFLGDHVITFAVFPVNEHQTLVRTTWLVADDAEEGVDYDLEKLTYTWKQTNLQDKAFVELCQKGASSPAYEPGPYMKSEYQVEAFINWYVQRVQEHLA, from the coding sequence ATGTCTGTTCCAGTGAACTTGCCCCTCAATTCACGCGGAAAACTCGCTTCATCATTGCCTGCCGAGCAGCTAGCGGAAATCACCGAGTTGTTCGATCTCCGGCGCGTGGGATATTCCCTCGATGCCCCCTTCTACACCGATCCGACGATTTTCAACATCGACATGCAGGCCATTTTTGGCAAGCACTGGATCTTTGCTGCCAGCATCGCCGAGCTCCCGGAGCCGGGCGACTACGTCACCGTCGACTACGGGCCTTACTCCCTAATCGTTCTGCGCAACGACGACGGCGGCGTGAACGTCCTGCACAATGTGTGCCGCCACCGCGGCGCCCGCGTCCTGACCGAACCCGCGGGGTCAACGGGAAACCTTGTATGCGGCTATCACTCCTGGACCTACTCCCCCAACGGCGATTTGATTCATGCCTCGGCACCGGGGGAAACGAAGTTCGACAAGGGCTGCTTCGGCCTCAAGCGCGCCCACAGCCGCGTGTTCGCCGGACTCATCTTCGTCTGCATTGGGGACGAACCGCCGGCGGATTTCGACGAAACCGGAAAGATCTTCGAGCCTTACCTCGCGCCCCACGATCTGTCGAAGACGAAAATCGCCTACCAGCAGAACATCATCGAGGAGGGCAACTGGAAGCTCGTCATGGAGAACAACCGTGAGTGCTACCACTGCGACGGCCACCCGGAGCTCGCTTGTTCCCTCTTTCCCACCTGGGGCCTGACGGAGGGCCTGGTCCCGGCCCATCTCGAGGAAGTGTGGGACCGCAACAAGGAAGCGCAGTCCTCGCTTGAGGAGCGTTGCAGGCGCTATGGCCTTCCCTATGAGGTCGTCGAGGAGCTCGACACGCGCATAGCGGGAATCCGCATCTCACGGGAATCGCTCGACGGTGAGGGCGAATCGTTCTCGCCCGATGGGCGCAGGCTCTCCAAGAAGCTGCTCGGTGACTTGCGGGACTTCCGCCTTGGCCGCTGCTCGATGCACCTGCAGCCTAACAGCTGGTTCCATTTCCTCGGGGACCACGTCATCACGTTCGCCGTCTTCCCCGTCAACGAACACCAGACACTGGTACGCACCACCTGGCTGGTGGCTGACGACGCCGAGGAAGGCGTTGATTACGATCTGGAGAAACTCACCTACACCTGGAAGCAGACAAATCTGCAGGACAAGGCGTTCGTGGAGCTGTGCCAGAAGGGCGCCAGCAGCCCCGCCTACGAGCCCGGCCCCTACATGAAGAGCGAATACCAGGTCGAGGCGTTCATCAACTGGTACGTACAGCGCGTGCAGGAGCACTTGGCATGA
- a CDS encoding LysR family transcriptional regulator encodes MIDPRLITLRVFARCGTVGATAELTGYSPSAVSAQLRELQRVLGMQLLTKDGRGVRLTATGRFLVAGSDTLIAEWESLRAAAMEAGDQVQSRFGLGGFSTAAAQLLAPLAATLRSTRPLLEVQVLEANPARCFDLLVAERIDLAVVVAMQSDTYGEDDPRFEQTVLLDDPLDVIIPSNHPLASRETVTLEELASEPWITEATGSTYHALFTAAFTAVGVTPRIAHEAVEWETQIAFVGAGLGVGLLPRLAPLRSAENVVRLRITGKGKPARRIVAAVRRGSIASPLIQESLGILQVRANHILAARPEDDL; translated from the coding sequence ATGATTGATCCACGGCTCATAACACTTCGGGTGTTTGCCCGATGCGGCACCGTTGGCGCAACCGCGGAGCTCACGGGTTATTCTCCCTCCGCCGTCTCCGCACAATTGCGGGAGCTCCAGCGCGTGCTTGGAATGCAACTGCTGACGAAGGACGGCCGGGGTGTGCGACTTACTGCCACGGGCCGCTTTCTCGTGGCGGGCTCGGACACCCTGATTGCGGAATGGGAGAGCCTGCGCGCCGCGGCTATGGAGGCCGGCGACCAGGTCCAGTCCCGTTTTGGGCTCGGTGGATTCTCCACGGCGGCCGCCCAATTGCTCGCGCCGCTGGCCGCCACGCTGCGCTCGACACGCCCCCTACTGGAGGTGCAGGTACTCGAGGCTAACCCTGCCCGCTGCTTCGACTTGTTGGTTGCCGAGCGAATCGACCTCGCGGTCGTCGTCGCGATGCAGTCCGACACCTATGGTGAGGACGATCCGCGCTTCGAGCAGACCGTTCTGCTCGACGATCCTTTGGACGTGATCATTCCCTCCAACCATCCACTGGCATCGCGGGAAACGGTGACGCTCGAAGAGCTGGCGTCGGAACCCTGGATCACCGAGGCCACCGGTTCCACCTACCATGCCCTATTCACCGCGGCGTTCACGGCAGTCGGGGTGACGCCGCGGATTGCCCACGAGGCCGTTGAATGGGAAACCCAGATCGCCTTCGTTGGTGCGGGCCTGGGCGTGGGCCTGCTGCCGCGGCTGGCGCCCCTGCGTAGTGCCGAAAACGTGGTTCGACTGCGCATTACTGGCAAGGGGAAGCCCGCGCGCCGTATTGTCGCTGCGGTGCGCAGGGGCAGCATCGCATCGCCCCTGATCCAGGAGTCGCTCGGCATCCTGCAGGTCAGGGCCAATCATATCCTCGCCGCCCGACCCGAAGACGATCTCTGA